Proteins co-encoded in one Kribbella solani genomic window:
- a CDS encoding MFS transporter: METSSELSSGRSAVAPKTELAFFALMLGMLLAQLDTNIVVAALPRIGADLQAGSAIAGVTAAYLLTVTVTTPIAGKLGDILGRRAVFVGAVLTFAVGSLACALAPSMLALVAARALQGVGGAGLIVTAVSTLGVLFDRTELIRRQIWLTAVMAIAALAGPPLGGYLTESAGWPAIFLVNLPVCVLAIAIGYRGLPGRDGTAGMRGFDIRGVVLMLVATSGIVVLGSFDSVARSVVLAPAVLILATTAGVAFVRQEHRATNPLVPPAIFASPGLARSIIVTGISGTALFGTFTFVPLAVIAGTGYGISTVSTMLVALTAGQLVITATFSIVARKFPRVAAWGRLGLVLGVLGLGLLAVLPRITAAPGPVVLAIAITGLVLAGAALGLSMQAYTLLGITTAPPEHFGSAMATLTLFRLLGGSIGAAIFGWLLITMSGSTAALTAVLGTAALLLAVAIPLAPRQDPEPPTDLVI; this comes from the coding sequence ATGGAGACGAGTTCGGAGCTGTCGAGTGGGCGCTCGGCCGTCGCGCCCAAAACAGAGCTTGCCTTCTTCGCGCTCATGCTGGGGATGCTGCTCGCACAGCTGGATACGAACATCGTCGTCGCCGCGCTCCCCCGGATCGGCGCCGACCTGCAGGCCGGATCGGCGATTGCGGGTGTGACCGCCGCATATCTGCTCACCGTCACCGTGACCACGCCGATCGCCGGCAAGCTCGGCGACATCCTGGGACGTCGCGCCGTGTTCGTCGGCGCCGTTCTGACGTTCGCGGTCGGTTCGCTCGCCTGCGCTCTGGCACCGTCAATGCTCGCATTGGTTGCCGCTCGCGCGCTTCAAGGCGTCGGCGGCGCGGGGCTGATCGTCACGGCCGTCAGCACCCTTGGCGTCCTCTTCGATCGGACCGAGCTGATCCGCCGGCAGATCTGGCTCACCGCCGTCATGGCGATCGCGGCATTGGCCGGGCCGCCGCTGGGCGGCTACCTGACCGAGTCCGCGGGCTGGCCCGCGATCTTCTTGGTCAATCTCCCCGTCTGCGTGCTTGCCATCGCGATCGGGTACCGCGGCCTGCCCGGCCGGGACGGCACAGCCGGCATGCGCGGCTTCGACATTCGCGGCGTGGTGTTGATGCTCGTGGCGACCTCCGGCATCGTCGTACTGGGATCGTTCGACAGCGTCGCCAGATCCGTCGTACTTGCCCCGGCCGTTCTGATCCTCGCAACCACCGCCGGTGTCGCGTTCGTCCGGCAGGAACACCGGGCCACCAATCCGCTTGTCCCGCCTGCCATCTTCGCCTCACCCGGTCTGGCGCGATCGATCATCGTCACCGGGATCAGCGGCACGGCCCTGTTCGGTACCTTCACGTTCGTGCCGTTGGCGGTCATCGCCGGGACGGGATACGGCATCTCGACAGTCTCGACGATGCTGGTCGCACTCACGGCCGGGCAACTGGTCATCACCGCAACCTTCTCGATCGTGGCCCGCAAGTTCCCCCGCGTGGCGGCGTGGGGGCGGCTCGGCCTCGTACTCGGCGTACTGGGCCTTGGACTACTTGCAGTCCTGCCACGTATCACCGCAGCACCAGGGCCTGTCGTCCTGGCGATCGCGATCACCGGTCTCGTGCTCGCGGGAGCCGCCCTCGGCCTCTCGATGCAGGCATACACCCTTCTCGGCATCACCACCGCACCACCAGAACACTTCGGCTCGGCAATGGCGACCCTCACACTTTTCCGGCTACTCGGAGGCTCGATCGGTGCCGCGATCTTCGGCTGGCTACTCATCACCATGTCAGGCTCGACAGCCGCTCTGACCGCCGTACTGGGCACAGCTGCACTCCTGCTCGCCGTCGCGATCCCCCTCGCGCCCCGGCAAGACCCCGAACCCCCAACAGACCTCGTCATCTGA
- a CDS encoding VIT1/CCC1 transporter family protein, which yields MADFDEVSAHPGEPHRGGLAGRLNWLRAGVLGANDGIVSTAGLVVGVAGATTSSTAILTAGVAGLSAGAVSMALGEYVSVSSQRDTERSLLAKEEAELAEAPADELAELTAIYVAKGLRPETAELVAAELTERDPLVAHAEAELGIRPDELTNPWHAAGASALAFTVGALLPLLAILLPGPGIRVPVTFAIVLLALAGTGALSARLGESRPAPAVARLVIGGALAMAVTFALGQLVGSSAL from the coding sequence GTGGCTGACTTCGATGAGGTGTCCGCACATCCCGGCGAACCGCATCGTGGCGGGCTGGCCGGAAGACTGAACTGGCTGCGGGCCGGGGTTCTGGGCGCCAACGACGGCATTGTGTCGACGGCGGGACTGGTGGTCGGAGTAGCTGGCGCGACCACCTCGTCGACCGCGATCCTGACCGCGGGCGTGGCAGGTCTGAGCGCCGGCGCGGTGTCGATGGCGCTGGGCGAATATGTCTCGGTGAGCAGTCAGCGTGACACCGAGCGATCCCTGCTGGCGAAGGAAGAAGCCGAGCTGGCCGAAGCGCCCGCGGACGAGTTGGCCGAGCTGACCGCGATCTATGTGGCCAAGGGCTTGCGGCCGGAGACGGCCGAGCTGGTGGCGGCGGAGCTGACCGAACGCGATCCGTTGGTGGCTCACGCCGAGGCGGAGTTGGGGATTCGTCCCGATGAGCTGACGAACCCCTGGCACGCGGCCGGTGCCTCCGCGCTCGCATTCACGGTCGGCGCGCTGCTGCCCTTGCTTGCGATCCTCCTCCCCGGACCTGGGATCCGGGTGCCGGTCACCTTCGCCATCGTGCTGCTCGCGCTCGCCGGAACCGGAGCTTTGAGTGCCCGTCTGGGCGAGTCGCGCCCGGCACCGGCCGTCGCCCGCCTCGTGATCGGCGGCGCCCTCGCAATGGCCGTCACCTTCGCCCTCGGCCAACTCGTCGGCTCATCAGCCCTCTGA
- a CDS encoding alpha/beta hydrolase family protein, translated as MSGRTFRPSRRTVLTAAGAAGLMCATEGVAVAGGDGTERALSIGRSSRVQLTLPRPDGRLPVGTMSLQLIDHSRPDPWTSPARRELMVSLWYPAQHTRGFRRAAWLPPAATALYRQQVSAGLHTSLDAVDFPVTHAYENAPARAGLRGYPVVLFSPAYRTPRALGTALVEDLASRGFVVVTVDHTHEASMVEFPGGRLELSRQPASPTEQDISTALDVRRRDVRFVLRELARLASGGNPDAENRRLPPGLRSSLDLSRVGVFGHSLGGDTAAEAMAQNPWIAAGANLDGSFSGTVAATGLDRPFLLMSNAGHGRDNDPSWALFWSHLRGWRLNLRLRESGHQTFTDQSPLVQQLEAALPIPPQVVAALTEAVGTIDADRAVAAERAYLGAFFDLHLRHRDHHLLSQPSRRYPEIEFIP; from the coding sequence ATGAGCGGACGTACTTTCCGGCCTTCGCGCCGAACGGTGCTGACTGCGGCCGGGGCCGCGGGCCTGATGTGCGCGACCGAGGGCGTTGCTGTTGCCGGCGGGGACGGCACTGAGCGTGCCCTTTCCATCGGACGGAGCAGCCGTGTGCAGTTGACGTTGCCGAGACCGGACGGCCGGCTGCCAGTCGGGACGATGTCGCTGCAGCTGATCGACCACTCACGTCCGGATCCGTGGACCTCGCCGGCGCGGCGCGAACTGATGGTCAGCCTGTGGTATCCGGCGCAACACACTCGCGGTTTCCGGCGCGCGGCGTGGCTTCCGCCGGCCGCGACTGCCCTCTACCGGCAGCAGGTCAGCGCGGGTCTGCACACGTCGCTGGACGCTGTCGACTTTCCGGTGACTCATGCCTACGAGAACGCCCCCGCTCGCGCCGGTCTGCGTGGCTATCCGGTGGTGCTCTTTTCTCCGGCGTACCGTACGCCGCGGGCGCTGGGAACCGCGCTGGTCGAGGACCTGGCGAGCCGTGGGTTCGTGGTCGTGACAGTCGATCACACGCACGAGGCGTCGATGGTGGAGTTCCCCGGAGGGCGTCTGGAGCTCAGCCGGCAACCGGCCTCGCCGACGGAGCAGGACATCAGCACCGCGCTGGACGTACGCCGACGCGACGTCAGGTTCGTACTGCGTGAGCTCGCGAGGCTGGCCTCCGGGGGCAACCCCGACGCCGAGAACCGTCGGCTGCCACCCGGCCTGCGAAGCTCTCTGGACCTGTCGAGGGTCGGCGTCTTCGGCCATTCCCTGGGCGGGGACACGGCCGCCGAGGCCATGGCGCAAAACCCGTGGATCGCCGCCGGTGCGAATCTCGACGGTAGCTTCAGCGGCACTGTCGCTGCCACCGGCCTCGACCGGCCGTTCTTGCTGATGAGCAACGCCGGCCACGGACGCGACAACGACCCGTCCTGGGCACTGTTCTGGTCACACCTTCGCGGCTGGCGCCTCAACCTGCGCCTGCGCGAATCCGGGCATCAGACCTTCACGGACCAGTCTCCGTTGGTGCAGCAGCTGGAAGCGGCCCTCCCGATCCCGCCGCAGGTTGTCGCCGCGCTGACCGAGGCCGTCGGCACAATCGACGCCGATCGAGCCGTCGCGGCAGAACGCGCGTACCTGGGCGCATTCTTCGACCTACACCTGCGCCACCGCGACCACCACCTACTGTCCCAACCATCCAGGCGATACCCGGAAATCGAGTTCATCCCCTGA
- a CDS encoding histidine kinase has translation MVTLRRSIWHEPRPADAPPIGRLDWLLIGALAAAALIEGIARPSLAWRPVVTVLALALMAVLLWRRSRPLLAALAGWGVAGLLSVLQLTVHAGDLGLDSMSAVLILLYSLVRWGSGREIVLGTAYVTVVVVLGMYATTAGRAEVFGGSVLLLLVVALAVVFRYRADLWRRQQREIRNQERVALARELHDTVAHHVSAIAVQAQAGGVVAGLRPEKAVEVLAAIEREASRTLAEMRSMVQLLREDEATAYSPQLGVADLPALARTEATPTVEVSLDGALTQLARPVDAALYRLAQESLTNAVRHARSATRVSIDVRREGNTVKLSVSDNGQTEPGPPPRPGFGLLGMAERAQLLGGSLSAGPAPEGGWLVEAVLPTKALR, from the coding sequence GTGGTCACTCTCCGGCGCTCCATCTGGCATGAGCCGCGGCCTGCTGACGCCCCACCCATCGGCCGGCTCGACTGGCTGCTGATTGGCGCACTCGCGGCCGCCGCCTTGATCGAGGGCATCGCCCGGCCGAGCCTGGCCTGGCGACCCGTTGTGACGGTGCTCGCCCTCGCGCTGATGGCCGTCCTGCTCTGGCGGCGGAGCCGACCCCTACTAGCCGCCCTGGCCGGGTGGGGCGTCGCCGGGCTGCTCTCGGTCCTCCAGCTGACCGTGCACGCCGGGGACCTCGGCCTCGACTCCATGTCGGCCGTCCTGATCCTGCTCTACTCCCTGGTGCGATGGGGTTCGGGCCGCGAGATCGTCCTGGGTACGGCGTACGTGACGGTCGTCGTCGTGTTGGGGATGTACGCCACCACCGCGGGCCGGGCCGAGGTTTTCGGCGGGAGCGTGCTCTTGCTGTTGGTCGTCGCCCTCGCGGTGGTGTTCCGCTACCGCGCGGACCTCTGGCGTCGCCAACAGCGCGAGATCCGCAATCAGGAGCGGGTGGCGCTGGCGCGCGAGCTGCACGACACTGTGGCCCACCACGTCTCGGCCATCGCGGTGCAGGCGCAGGCCGGTGGCGTGGTCGCCGGTCTGCGGCCGGAGAAGGCAGTTGAGGTACTGGCCGCGATCGAACGTGAGGCGTCGCGAACCCTGGCGGAGATGAGATCCATGGTGCAGCTACTGCGTGAAGACGAAGCCACCGCCTACTCACCGCAGCTTGGTGTCGCGGACCTGCCTGCTCTGGCGCGTACGGAGGCGACGCCCACCGTCGAGGTCTCGCTGGACGGTGCGTTGACCCAGCTGGCACGACCCGTGGACGCCGCGCTCTATCGACTGGCGCAGGAGTCGCTGACCAACGCCGTACGGCACGCCCGGAGCGCGACCCGTGTCAGCATCGACGTCCGCCGGGAAGGCAACACCGTCAAACTCTCCGTCAGCGACAACGGCCAGACCGAGCCGGGACCGCCTCCTCGACCTGGATTCGGCCTGCTCGGCATGGCCGAACGCGCCCAACTCCTCGGCGGATCCCTCTCCGCCGGCCCAGCACCCGAGGGCGGCTGGCTGGTAGAGGCCGTCTTACCAACGAAGGCACTGCGATGA
- a CDS encoding DUF6326 family protein: MTTRQPATAIAAAALADQPISVRAKLAAAWTSFMFLYAYVDILNFFTPGVVEDILNGKVFDFDLSQTFSTTALTLMAIPILMIVLSMTLPARASRITNLTVASLYLPVTAFNVLGESWLIFYGLGIALELILLLFIIRSAWTWPRTIVDVAG; encoded by the coding sequence ATGACAACCCGTCAACCCGCCACCGCCATCGCCGCCGCCGCCCTGGCGGACCAGCCGATCTCGGTGCGAGCCAAGCTCGCCGCAGCGTGGACAAGTTTCATGTTCCTCTACGCGTACGTGGACATCCTCAACTTCTTCACACCCGGCGTCGTCGAAGACATCCTCAACGGCAAGGTCTTCGACTTCGACCTCTCCCAAACCTTCTCGACCACCGCGCTGACCCTGATGGCCATCCCGATCCTCATGATCGTCCTGTCGATGACCCTGCCAGCCAGGGCAAGCCGCATCACGAACCTCACCGTGGCCTCGCTCTACCTCCCGGTCACGGCCTTCAACGTACTGGGCGAGTCCTGGCTGATCTTCTACGGCCTCGGCATCGCACTGGAACTTATCCTTCTCCTCTTCATCATCCGGTCCGCCTGGACCTGGCCCCGGACGATCGTGGACGTCGCGGGTTAG
- a CDS encoding MarR family winged helix-turn-helix transcriptional regulator, which translates to MGTSNPAGHNPGQSLFRVVRYWSRRWTSAGQAVDVERGRDVMVAEAVAGLQGSSGATVNQVADELGIDQSGASRFVSQAVERGYLHKVASPSDARHRLLRVTDEGDRLLDFAHRWQDSVFAELTAGWPADDVRQFQLYLQRFGAAQDERR; encoded by the coding sequence ATGGGCACCTCGAATCCAGCGGGCCACAACCCTGGCCAGTCGCTCTTCCGCGTGGTGCGGTACTGGTCGCGCAGGTGGACCAGCGCGGGCCAGGCCGTCGACGTCGAGCGAGGGCGGGACGTGATGGTCGCCGAGGCCGTCGCGGGACTTCAGGGCAGCAGCGGCGCAACCGTCAATCAGGTCGCCGACGAACTCGGCATCGATCAGTCCGGGGCCAGCCGATTCGTCAGTCAGGCCGTCGAACGTGGCTACCTGCACAAGGTTGCCTCGCCCTCGGACGCCCGCCACCGCCTCCTGCGTGTCACCGATGAAGGGGACAGACTCCTCGATTTCGCTCATCGCTGGCAGGACTCCGTGTTCGCCGAACTCACTGCCGGGTGGCCCGCCGACGACGTACGCCAATTCCAGCTGTATCTACAGCGATTCGGCGCGGCACAGGACGAACGGAGGTAG
- a CDS encoding Acg family FMN-binding oxidoreductase produces the protein MSDQLPAGDIDILLAAAVAAPSMHNTQPWRFEIEGHVIDVYLDGSRTLPAEDPTGRAMRIAAGAASFNLRCAAETLGYGTWYGLSPYPEEPGLLARIVLEPDGIGNDELRDLAAQIPYRHTDRKPSDSVPLAENVRVELLRAAYAEGAELTWFGAAEIDTVLDLVLDADLREISDWHRRAERAHWVGGDRAADGIPSSALGPRSATYPAAVRDMGTRPLDRLRPETRFEAEPDIAVLSTEHDGPADQVAAGAALERVLLTATRAGVSASFLNQPLEYEDLRRKVQRLTQRPGHADMIIRFGRTRSHPATARRPIADFVPKEPS, from the coding sequence GTGTCCGATCAATTGCCGGCCGGCGACATCGACATCCTGCTCGCCGCCGCGGTCGCGGCGCCGAGCATGCACAACACCCAGCCCTGGCGGTTCGAGATCGAGGGGCACGTGATCGACGTCTACCTGGACGGGTCGCGGACACTCCCCGCCGAGGATCCGACCGGCCGTGCGATGCGGATCGCCGCCGGAGCAGCGAGCTTCAACCTCCGTTGCGCGGCCGAGACCCTCGGGTACGGCACCTGGTACGGACTGTCGCCCTACCCGGAGGAACCCGGCCTGCTGGCCCGGATCGTGCTCGAACCCGACGGCATCGGCAACGACGAACTGCGCGATCTCGCCGCCCAGATCCCGTACCGCCACACCGATCGCAAACCTTCCGACTCGGTTCCGCTGGCCGAGAACGTGCGAGTGGAACTGCTGCGGGCCGCGTACGCGGAGGGCGCTGAGCTCACCTGGTTCGGGGCGGCCGAGATCGACACCGTACTCGACCTCGTTCTCGACGCCGACCTGCGCGAGATCAGCGACTGGCACCGGCGCGCCGAACGGGCCCACTGGGTCGGCGGCGACCGTGCGGCCGACGGTATCCCCAGCTCCGCGCTCGGACCACGATCGGCCACCTACCCCGCGGCGGTCCGCGACATGGGTACCCGGCCGCTGGACCGGCTGCGCCCGGAGACCCGGTTCGAGGCCGAGCCCGACATCGCCGTGCTGTCCACGGAGCACGATGGGCCTGCCGACCAAGTGGCCGCCGGCGCCGCGCTCGAACGTGTGCTGCTGACCGCGACCCGGGCCGGCGTCAGCGCCTCCTTCCTCAATCAGCCGCTCGAGTACGAGGACCTGCGCCGAAAGGTGCAGCGCCTCACCCAGCGACCGGGGCACGCCGACATGATCATCCGCTTCGGCCGTACCCGGTCCCACCCCGCGACCGCCCGCCGGCCGATCGCCGACTTCGTCCCGAAGGAGCCGTCATGA
- a CDS encoding response regulator encodes MTIKVFLLDDHEVVRLGLHQLLDAEPDIEVVGDAGTAAEAIARIPAVRPDVAVLDVRLPDGDGIGVCREIRSRMDEPPACLMLTSFSDDEALFTAIMAGAAGYLLKQINGRALIDAVRRLAAGESLLDPSMTAKVLERLRHPAEAEDPRYASLTDQERRILAEIAEGKTNRQIAQSLYLAEKTVKNYVSSLLRKLELERRTEAAVFAVEHAKKHPRG; translated from the coding sequence ATGACGATCAAGGTGTTCCTGCTTGACGACCACGAGGTGGTTCGGTTGGGGCTGCACCAGTTGCTCGACGCGGAGCCGGACATCGAGGTGGTCGGGGACGCGGGGACCGCGGCGGAGGCGATCGCCCGGATTCCTGCTGTCCGGCCGGATGTCGCCGTGCTCGATGTACGGTTGCCGGACGGTGACGGTATCGGCGTGTGCCGTGAGATTCGCTCGCGGATGGACGAGCCGCCGGCCTGTTTGATGCTGACGTCGTTCTCCGACGACGAGGCGTTGTTCACCGCGATCATGGCGGGCGCGGCCGGGTACCTGCTGAAGCAGATCAACGGCCGGGCGCTGATCGACGCCGTGCGCCGCCTCGCGGCCGGCGAGTCGCTGCTGGATCCGTCGATGACGGCGAAGGTCCTGGAACGCCTGCGGCACCCGGCCGAGGCGGAGGACCCGCGGTACGCGTCCCTGACCGATCAGGAGCGCCGCATCCTGGCCGAAATCGCCGAAGGCAAAACCAACCGCCAGATCGCACAGTCCCTGTACCTGGCCGAGAAGACCGTCAAGAACTACGTGTCGTCCCTGCTCCGCAAGCTCGAGCTGGAACGCCGTACCGAGGCCGCGGTTTTCGCCGTCGAACACGCGAAGAAACACCCACGCGGTTGA
- a CDS encoding response regulator, with the protein MSIRVVVADDQDLVRTGLVMILDAQPGIEVVGEAADGLAALDLATRLRPDVLLVDIRMPGLDGVEVTRRLAGPDVADPMAVVVITTFDLDEYVLGALRAGARGFLLKDAGPALLVQAIHAAASGDALIAPNVTRRLLAAFADQAPAVPPQPFAPLTDREEQVLTLLARGRTNAEIATELYVGLSTVKSHVASLMTKLGARNRVEVAMWAYDTKRN; encoded by the coding sequence ATGAGCATCCGTGTTGTCGTAGCTGACGATCAGGATCTGGTGCGAACCGGCCTGGTGATGATTCTCGACGCGCAACCCGGCATCGAGGTCGTCGGGGAGGCGGCAGACGGGCTTGCGGCGCTCGACCTGGCGACGCGGCTGCGCCCCGATGTCCTCCTCGTCGACATCCGGATGCCCGGGCTCGACGGCGTCGAGGTCACCCGGCGCCTGGCCGGACCGGACGTGGCGGACCCAATGGCTGTCGTCGTGATCACCACGTTCGACCTCGACGAGTACGTCCTCGGCGCCCTCCGCGCCGGCGCCCGCGGCTTCCTCCTCAAGGACGCCGGCCCGGCGCTCCTCGTACAGGCCATCCACGCGGCGGCCAGCGGCGACGCGCTGATCGCCCCCAACGTCACCCGCCGCCTACTCGCCGCCTTCGCCGACCAGGCACCGGCAGTGCCACCCCAGCCCTTCGCCCCCCTCACCGACCGCGAAGAGCAGGTCCTCACCCTGCTAGCCCGCGGCCGCACCAACGCCGAAATCGCCACCGAGCTCTACGTCGGCCTGAGCACCGTCAAGTCCCACGTAGCCTCCCTGATGACCAAACTCGGCGCCCGCAACCGCGTCGAAGTCGCAATGTGGGCCTACGACACCAAACGGAACTAA
- a CDS encoding GAF domain-containing protein: protein MAGDGQTGHGTWDEGALEYGGLSRVRLDALLQELLGRVDEIMEYQERLRALLDAVVGIGTDLDLNSTLDRIVSAACELAGSRYGALGVVGPDGKRLVRFITRGVTDEEIAAIGPYPEGHGILGLLIEHPEPIRMHDLAEHPRSYGFPANHPPMKSFLGVPIRTREHAYGNLYLTEKTDGADFTEDDERTVTALAAAAGVVIDNARLYADTEQRRRWHEVNAEINQLMLGEYDPDQALQLIAQRAREISGARVSGLLVADGDELVVRAVDGPAEFGRHLGRRVPATLPVLGAVASGDEQVVVIEDLAQVLKDVGALTDFPVGAGLGRTTIAPLPAGRTGTGGILVVALGQGSSTGAGEGADLVRMFAGQATLALERAQAQQDRDMLAVLEDRDRIARDLHDLVIQRLFATGLQLQGMHRLARPEHQDRLSRAVDDIDTTIHDLRAAIFELQQPPNASSLRGDLQALISEYAGALGFRPQLTLAGPIDTAVAPNVRPQILAAVRESLSNIVRHAEASQVTVEVVADAAQVVTRVSDNGVGIGAETRRSGLRNLTERAQALGGSVRISDNQPHGTVVELTAPTD from the coding sequence GTGGCAGGTGATGGGCAGACAGGCCATGGGACCTGGGACGAGGGGGCACTGGAGTACGGCGGCCTGTCCCGGGTGCGGCTCGATGCCCTCCTGCAGGAACTGCTCGGCCGGGTCGACGAGATCATGGAGTACCAGGAACGGCTGCGCGCGCTGCTCGACGCGGTCGTCGGTATCGGAACGGATCTCGACCTGAACAGCACCCTGGACCGGATCGTCAGCGCGGCCTGTGAACTCGCCGGCTCCCGGTACGGCGCCCTCGGCGTGGTCGGGCCGGACGGCAAGCGCCTGGTCCGGTTCATCACCCGTGGCGTGACCGACGAGGAGATCGCGGCGATCGGGCCGTACCCCGAAGGGCACGGCATCCTCGGTCTGCTGATCGAGCACCCGGAGCCGATCCGGATGCACGATCTCGCCGAGCACCCCAGGTCGTACGGCTTCCCGGCGAACCATCCGCCGATGAAGAGCTTCCTCGGGGTCCCGATCCGTACCCGCGAGCATGCCTACGGCAACCTCTACCTGACCGAGAAGACCGACGGTGCCGACTTCACCGAGGACGACGAACGCACGGTCACCGCGCTCGCGGCGGCGGCCGGGGTCGTGATCGACAACGCCAGGCTGTACGCCGATACCGAGCAACGCCGGCGCTGGCACGAGGTCAACGCCGAGATCAACCAGCTGATGCTCGGCGAGTACGACCCGGACCAGGCGCTGCAGCTGATCGCGCAGCGGGCCCGGGAGATCTCCGGTGCGCGGGTGTCCGGTCTGCTCGTCGCCGACGGTGACGAACTGGTGGTCCGTGCGGTCGACGGCCCGGCCGAGTTCGGCCGCCACCTCGGCCGGCGGGTTCCGGCCACCCTCCCGGTGCTCGGCGCGGTCGCGTCCGGGGACGAGCAGGTCGTCGTGATCGAGGACCTCGCGCAGGTCCTGAAGGATGTCGGCGCACTGACCGACTTCCCCGTCGGCGCCGGTCTCGGCCGGACGACCATCGCCCCGCTACCGGCCGGCCGAACCGGTACCGGTGGCATCCTGGTCGTGGCGCTGGGACAGGGTTCGAGCACCGGCGCCGGCGAAGGCGCCGACCTGGTCCGGATGTTCGCCGGCCAGGCCACCCTCGCGCTCGAACGGGCGCAGGCCCAGCAGGACCGCGACATGCTTGCCGTACTGGAGGACCGCGACCGGATCGCCCGCGATCTGCACGATCTGGTGATCCAGCGGCTGTTCGCGACCGGCCTGCAGCTGCAGGGCATGCACCGGCTGGCCCGCCCCGAGCACCAGGACCGCCTCAGCCGCGCGGTCGACGACATCGACACCACGATCCACGACCTGCGCGCCGCGATCTTCGAACTCCAGCAGCCACCGAACGCGAGCTCACTGCGTGGCGACCTGCAGGCCTTGATCTCGGAGTACGCCGGAGCGCTGGGCTTCCGGCCGCAGCTGACCTTGGCCGGGCCGATCGACACCGCCGTAGCTCCGAATGTCCGGCCACAGATCCTCGCCGCCGTCCGCGAATCGCTGTCCAACATTGTCCGCCACGCCGAGGCGTCGCAGGTGACCGTCGAGGTCGTCGCCGATGCGGCGCAGGTTGTCACGCGCGTCTCCGACAACGGCGTCGGCATCGGTGCCGAGACTCGTCGCAGCGGCCTGCGCAACCTGACCGAGCGGGCCCAGGCCCTCGGCGGATCGGTCCGGATCAGCGACAACCAGCCGCACGGCACCGTCGTCGAACTGACCGCGCCGACTGACTAA
- a CDS encoding helix-turn-helix domain-containing protein, whose protein sequence is MDTQIAGGPGNLGLRIRHRRQALGLSTREVSNRTGLSTDRIEHIETRPFALTGAELVRLAHALDVTVDELTGPRHPGPPHQPPRAPVLEPMRKEECVVLIKSGTIGRIAYTGVDEVVVVPVNYCYRDDLIIFRTAADSTVAQYDLAPIAFELDHLDEGMQDGWSILVNGMVRPATDLEIEATKGQITPWAGGTRDTHMVVEPRRVTGRRIRSW, encoded by the coding sequence ATGGACACACAGATTGCGGGTGGGCCGGGCAACCTCGGTCTCCGGATCCGGCACCGTCGGCAGGCTCTCGGTCTCAGTACGAGGGAGGTGTCGAACCGCACCGGCCTGAGCACGGACCGCATCGAACACATCGAGACCCGGCCCTTCGCCCTCACCGGCGCGGAGCTGGTCCGGCTGGCCCACGCCCTCGATGTCACGGTCGACGAGCTGACCGGACCGCGGCACCCCGGACCTCCCCATCAGCCGCCGAGGGCGCCGGTCCTCGAACCGATGCGGAAAGAAGAGTGCGTCGTCCTGATCAAGTCCGGCACCATCGGCCGGATCGCGTACACCGGCGTGGACGAGGTCGTCGTCGTCCCGGTCAACTACTGCTACCGCGACGACCTCATCATCTTCCGGACGGCAGCCGACAGTACGGTCGCCCAGTACGATCTGGCCCCGATCGCGTTCGAACTCGACCACCTCGACGAAGGCATGCAGGACGGCTGGAGCATCCTCGTCAACGGCATGGTCCGCCCCGCCACCGATCTCGAGATCGAGGCCACCAAGGGCCAGATCACGCCCTGGGCCGGCGGCACCCGGGATACGCACATGGTGGTCGAACCCCGCCGTGTCACGGGCCGCCGCATCCGCTCCTGGTAG
- a CDS encoding pyridoxamine 5'-phosphate oxidase family protein, with translation MTAATHRFDHSRLEIVSRAECLRLLRSVPLGRLVYTAGGLPAIRLVNFLLDADTIVFSSGQGDKFRAAERGDVVAFEADDVDLDRHIGWTVTAIGHLSVVSPDEAAELRRTLPLHSWLPMEDPQLVRVGMESVHGRRLVPWGKRPREG, from the coding sequence ATGACTGCCGCGACGCACCGATTCGATCATTCACGCCTGGAGATCGTCAGCCGGGCCGAGTGCCTGCGGCTGCTGCGCTCGGTCCCGTTGGGACGCCTCGTCTACACCGCCGGTGGCCTGCCCGCGATCCGGCTCGTCAACTTTCTCCTGGATGCGGACACGATCGTGTTCAGCTCCGGGCAGGGTGACAAGTTCCGGGCCGCCGAACGAGGTGACGTGGTCGCATTCGAAGCGGACGATGTGGACCTGGACCGCCATATCGGCTGGACGGTCACCGCGATCGGTCACCTTTCGGTCGTCAGTCCCGATGAGGCCGCCGAGTTGCGCCGCACGCTGCCACTGCACTCCTGGCTGCCGATGGAGGACCCGCAACTGGTCCGGGTCGGAATGGAATCCGTGCACGGGCGGCGGCTGGTGCCTTGGGGCAAGCGCCCGCGGGAAGGCTAG